In Miscanthus floridulus cultivar M001 chromosome 8, ASM1932011v1, whole genome shotgun sequence, the sequence tagagtgtaaaactattataacagccgtgctcacggtctcGAGTGGACTGGAAAACTGACAGAATATGCATTCACGTTATGATAATAATacgatgataccatgatgatatTATTGCTCTCATTAAATGATCATGTGGGTTACAaggggcttaagcataacttgatgcTAATAAGTGATAAAATATTGACTCACTAAAAATGCTAATCATAGTAAGccggtgtcagccttttgagcttcataaccccatgttatcttgttgagaacgacatgtacttatgcttgctttattttcattacttggataaaaatcccggatgggtaccagattgctagaatttggagaagttaggcttgtgatcaaccagtcagttgtccctgtggagtggagtcttcacccaaagatcggagttgtctatcCGCTGCTTgtatctaaggttatatctttatactaagtacattatgtatttaagtattgtctttgatattacctCTATTTGTGGCCATATGTGGGATTTGACTTCCTacgctcacatatggtgtgtatctggttttgttcttaaaaccgggtgctacattccGTATTTGTCCCCTACATTTgagaaattcaccaaaactcatggaatttgttagtataAACCCTATTCTCTAAGTTTGGTGCTTGTTTGGATGGATTTTATATAGATGTTGGCagttaaaagtgtgagttaaggaccaccaacagctTGTAGGATAGCCAGTTGCTGCCTTACTTCTGCTGCTTGCTGAGACATGAGTGCTACCCTTTGGTTTTCAGAGAAGACCGCCGCTAGCCTATCTCTTTCCTGTTGAGCCTGCTAAAGTTGGGCTTGTAACTGCTGAAGTGTCTACTCTGGCGTTAGGTTTTGGGCTGGCTGTGATGGCTACCCTCCATCGCCTGCTAGCTGATCTATCACAAccgcctcttcttcctcagcctccGCACCTTCTTGAGGTTGTGGACTAGCATAAGTGCTATGAGTGTTGCGTCTGGGTCTTCCCCGTGTAGGGGCTTCCTCCCCCCTCTGGGTGCGGGCGGAGGTCTTTCTTTTTCCTACCATTGTAGGTTTGTACTTGGCCtagcacggtgggcgccaatgttgggaAAGTTGTTACCACTAGGCTAAGTACTTGGGGGCCTTTGCCAGTGAGGGAGGAGGCGAAGGCCAATTCAAGCAATACAGTACCTCATGTAACACAAATAAGGTTTCATTCACTTGTTGGTCTCCCTCTTTACATGGGCTTTGCtctccccttttataggtcatTGTACAAAGTGGAGTTATTTTACATTTATGCCCTACATCTGACAAGGCATATCCTGGGGATATTCCCGTACAACTAGAGACCTTCGGGGGTATCTTCGGCCTTCTCCTTCCTAACCGTCTTACTTCATGGGCCTTGCTTGGAGCCCGTTGGAGGCCCAACAAGCACGCAGAATGAGCTCCCTCTGAGAGCCCAGTCTTCGGGCGGCGAAGGCTTGGCCTTCACTGGATTTCCTCGACTTCCACATTGAATCATCACCTTCCCCCCGGTGACCTTCATGACATCTCTCAAACGCCGCCTTGGTGAGTTCCGTGCCTTCACTGACATTGCCTTTGCTGCCCCTAGGCCTTCGCATGGTCTGGTTGTTGAAGGCGAAGGTCACATGAGATCCCCATCTTGTGGTAAAATTCAAGCCTTCGCCACAGGCACCTGCACAGGCCCTGAGCCTTCACCCAGCCTAGGGGCACAGCCGAAGGCACCTGCACAATGCCTGTCCGAGAAAAACACAACAACACACATTCTAGATTAATTGTTAGTTGTTTGGCAAAGAGATAAAGGGGGCTTGCCTTCACGACCAAGATATATGTGTCCCAACATTAGCCTATATTCAAGGGAGATATAAAATTAAATTTTATTCCAATCCCCTAAAATTTACACAACCAATGTGTCATAcccgattttaaagacaaaactgagTACAAagccatatgtgtgcccaggaaacaaTCACACACATATAGAGACAAATTATAAGAGAATACCAAGCACAATGTTTTATTACATCATGAGTATTAATCCATTACATAAATATCAAAGTCTTAGAAAAGCAGAAGTAAAAGATAACTCCATGGTGCCTCCATAGCCACAGGGACGGTCAACTATTgatcacaagtctagtaatcttcAGGAAACTCAGCATAACCATCATTACTATGTGTTACCaatccaagatttttatccaagtaataaaaataaacaagtgtaagtacatctcgtactcaacaagaataacacagggttcatgaggctccaaACAATTACACTGGTTtgactatgattagcttttagtgagtcacaaTTTtatgcaattgagtagcaacaagtttatcacaagcccatttaaacacatgatcaagtaaacctaaataatgaatagcataaacaaaatatcattaatgatcatctattccataaggagtccaaggctgctcatgactgtgagcacggctgatatatcagttttacactctgtagaggttgtacactttcaccatgagccatgATTCCCGTTTGcttgggttaattactcccaaattaCACTACCAAGGTGCACAGCGGGGTTTCAGTATGAAATCTTTCAAAAGTCtccctaacaagttagtagcCGCTAGGTATCTGTGGCCCACAAACATAGACCCCCTAACACTATAGCACACTCATGTAGAAGTACATACAACATCAAGGGCCATCCTATGCCTGACTTGGTCACACCCCATTTGCGCCATTtcagtaaccactaacaagctagaaaggtGCTTCATACTTGAATAAAtccagagccatgtagcactcatggttgtactataaatGCCGgataatcacttatagataagtccttaaggagaggaatctagagcatcacaaaaactatgctctggcccccttgttccttgttgctaaaaatcatgttttagcgtttattgcatattccattagtcaagttacaagatcatggtcttaaTTGAGCACTACCATCATTCTACCCAATGCCAAATCCCATAGGCGACAAGGTACAAGCATAAAGCTTGCAAattccttagtggtaatcaaggtagacacatgcagtatgtaTTAAAATGTTactaaggtgaataggacaacaaggaaaatcccatgctatacttgtcttgatCAAAATAATCCTGCTGATCCTGTTCATCAAAgtactgctcaccgtctatactcgatcgtTCAATAcggcaacatacaagcatccgcaatcaatcatgcatagcaaacaagaaaaataattataatagtacaccaacagtggAAAACAtgttgaaaagtttataaaattaatctacgcatcactacgaacacatagacgcgacaATCACTAAAATCAGAGCTAAATCAGTGAAGATATGCTAATTATAAGCTCTGGATTGCAATCCTGTAAATACTATGaacttaaataaaaattaaaataaataaaattctGATTTAAATTTGGCCGGAGCACTAtgggtttaaatattgaaaagcagagggtctctttaacaaaattgccacaaaggggtatcttctaattgAGATCGTCTGATCTGGATTGGACAGCTATAGTGGCTTGAGGAAGATTGGCCGGTCGGAACAGGAAGGCCGACACAGTGGCTCCATTACCGGTGACGAGTTTCTCGCTGGCAAACTCGGGAAGAGGTCCTACGGGCCCCATTTCGACTCGGGAAAAGCACGGGAAGGTAGAATGGATAGAGGCAAGTTCACCTAGGGCGGTGTCATGAATATAGGACAAATGGGGATGGCGAGCAGCTCGAAGAGGCAGATGGCGGTGTTCTGCAAAGGTTCGGTGATCAAGAGTGAGCAACAGAGAGCGAGAAAAAGAGGGAAAATGGCATGGGGAGTTCCACTACCGTGTGGAGATGCTCGGTAGCTTGCTCAGATCGACGGAGAAGCAGCGGTCGACGAGAACAAGCAACAATGGCGGCGACTATGGTTTGAGTGGCGCCGTGAGCTTGGGATGAGGCAATGGTAGCTTGTCGACAAAATTTGGTCAGCAGTCTACtaaggggtatacccaaggtagtagattgatcggtggaggtgcgcgtaataggaactagatggtgacacaagcgcaGAGACAGTAATTTAGACAGGTTCACGCCGTcaagtcgacgtaataccctacgtcctgagtctttggtggattgtattatgagagatgagatatgagatatttttaggggggtccctacctgccttatatagcctgGAGGGTGGGGTTATAGGTTGGTTAGATCTAGAGGTtacatggtaagtatttacaaggaatacaataTCTAACATATCCAAAAAgatccttctctatcttcaagattccttcctgaagccttgtggtgcacgccgagtagTGCCTTGCACCACacatcttgatcttgtgggctggaccatccctgatggtgtggcccatgtccatTGTCATGGGTACCTCGGgttataccccccatagctagtcctcgagcgccttgtatccgctgagcaacgccgtcttgaacAAGTCTGAGCAGTTTAACTTGGAGTTAGCCAGTTAATCTGGCAatccaaccagtttaactggtaatctaATCAACAAAATTAGGCGCCGACCGGTTTAACTGGAAATCCAACCAGTGAAAAATAGGTGCTGACTAGTTTAACTGGTCAACAAGCCTCGAACTtactcaagtaaggcttgccagaaggatgtatggagctcaagtttaaaatttaaaaatttctccaccttaggtgaagtgtacacacttaggttTCGTTGGCGAAGTTAGATGATGCATATCTCTGACTTAGTCAGTATAGAGGCTCTTAGTACCTAATTAAGAAAATGAGGACTTAGTCCACCTTAAAATTTGATACATGCACCTcaaggtgcaatgtatacattgtagtccccgagcctgacagtagccTGGTGTCAAGATCAAAGAATATCAACGATCGTTAGTCAGAATAATCAACTCTGAACTTAGCTGAGGAAATCAcactcaccgctaggtgaagtgtacacacttagtcctccAGCCTACTGTAAGATAGAAAatcatcttgtagcaggatcaaagaatcaAGTGAAAAAGTCAAAAAAAAGGTGCTTAGCACTGAATCAGAGGGGAAATCCTATTAGTGCTTAGCACTTGGCATTGGAGAAAAACTAGAGGGTGCTTAGCACTTAGCTGTGGAGAAAagatggagagtgcttagcacttaaccgtggagaaaaaatggagagtgcttagcacttaaccatggagaaaaatggagagtgcttagcactttaccaTGGGGAAAagatggagagtgcttagcacttaaccgtagagaaaaaatggagagtgcttagcactttaccaTGGAGAAAagatggagagtgcttagcacttagccATGGAGAAAAGATGGAGAGTGCTTGGCACTTAGCCATGGAGAAAAAACAGAGAGTACTTAGCACttaaccgtggagaaaaaattgATAGTGCTTATAGAATAGGCCCATTCGCTCAGTGTGCCCTGAGGCCCATTGAACCAGTCCATTAAACATCCATAGAGAAAACAGAGGGGCGCGAGCAACATAGCGCGGCAtggtgcggtttcccaaaaaccctgaaGACGAAAGGTTGGGGTCGAACCGTATAAATCCACCCGCCACGGCACAATCCCTTCACTTTGCCTGGCGCTTCCTCTTCCTCGCATCCAAAAATCTTTTGTCACTTTGCCTTCCTCGCACCCTGCTACAGCTGCATCGCAATTGTAGCTCTTCCTCAATCAGATCTGAGCATAGTCCCATCGAATCAAAACCACCTACTCAACCAGATATGATTCATGGCGAAGGGTGGGAAGAAGCGCAGTCGCTCAAGCCTGAAAAGGTAAGGGAGGGATGCGGCGGTGAGTATCGATGAAATCCACCACAATCAGGAGTGGGTCAAATCGACCTGCACCTAGGAGTCCCTGGAAGGAATGGTGATTGAAGGCATCCTTCTAGACCAGGTGACTAGAGGATGACGCCCTGCCGTGGGTGAGGCGTTCCCGACCCCGACACCAACGAGCTTGTTGTGTTCGAGGCATATTTTGTTCGTGGATTTGGAGTTCCTGCGCACCCCTTCTTGCACAAACTTCTGCATTATTACGGCATTAGCCTTGGCCATCTCAATCCCAACAGCATCCTTCACATCTCCCTCTTCATCGACCTATGCGAAGCATTCATCGGAATCGCTTcgtacttcaacctcttctgccGCTTCTTCTGCCTCAAACACTTCACCAGATCTGGATCtcccaaggtggtcggtggagtATATCTGTAGTTGTGGGATGGCATGGGGAAGGAGTACATCCAAGTGCCCCTCAACACATCATTGAAGGGATGGAATGCTAGGTGGTTTTACATCTAGAATGATGAGCCGAGCCTGCCGGCCGACATAGACCACCTAGCAGAGCCGAACACAAATTGGTCGGAGAGGCCGAGCAGCGCGGAGATGACCTAGGTAGAGGATTTCCTACAGATCTTGAGGCAGATCCAAAGCAACCCAGACAGAGTTGGTGTAGCAATCACCTTCATCTGCCACTGGATCTAGCCGAGCAAGGAGAGGTTCCACCCCGCATATGAGTATGCAGGGGATGATGACACTACTCGAGAAGTCCCTGAGAAAGTGGAAAATGGTGACGCCTATGCCCGCACCAAGGAGCTCTTCACTAAGAGCACAAGACTGACAAACTTGGGCCGCTAGAGGGCTTACAGCATCACAAATCCGCCGCCACCATTAAGTTACCGTCAATTGTATTCATTGTTGTGCCAAGTCTTGTGTATGTTTTAATGATTTCTTGAAAATTGGTGGACAGAGCCGTGTTGTGTACTTCTCTAATGTTCCAGACGAGACCTTGCCGGAAGGTGTTGATACTCGACCGACCCAACTACCGGCAGGTCCGGCGTCGGAAAATAGGTCATTGTAAGAGTCCGAGGACACAGTGGAGAAACCCCCCAAGCGTCAGCAGGCGATGTGCGGgaagcagccaacctatgaggagccagcaaagaggaagaagaaaagaaaatctCCTCCGTCGCTGCGCAAGGCTGGCAGAATCTCATTCAAGGAGCCTTCGGTGCATCGACAAGTCATGGCAGACTggtctgatgatgatgaagatggaggGGAGATGCTACAGTAGAGAGCTACATGCATGGCCACCCCCACACCGACCACTAGGGTGCCTAGTCAGCCTACCCAAGAGGCAACTAGCCGAAGGGCCCTGGGGGACGAAGTCCCTGGGCCTAGGCGTGAGGCGCCAGGAGGGATTGGCAAACCGACCGCGCCCGACTTTCTCATGGTTCAGAGTGGCGACGTCGGGACAGGGAAGCTTTGGAAGGCCACACCATTTCAGGACTATTTCAAGCGATCGGATGTGTAAGTGCTGCTATCACAGTTTATTCTGATCAGTATGAAACTAGAGATGATTAATGACCTATAGTCACATCGCAGCGAGGCATCGATCAAGGAATTATGCTCGGTCAGCATCGAAAAAGACCGTGAAGGGGCAGAGCCACGACCGCCCACCACCCACACTAGCTCTGGAGGTGCCATTGGGAAGCACTTGGAAGGGGTGCCCAGGTCGCCTATAGGCCTGAGTATCCCGATGATGTGGGCAGACAAGGGCATAGCGCCGGACCCGACTACCAACACCGAGCGGAGGGAAAGCCCAGAAATAGGCCGGTCGGCGAGGGACCTCGACGCTCCGGTCCACTTGGTAGAGGCCAGGAGGAAAGAGCCCTCGGGGAATGACACCAAGGAAGTAGAAGAAATCCAGCAGGAACCATCCCACTCCCAAGATGCCCCTCCTCGACCTGTGCGCACTTTCCTACGCCAAGCAGGAGGAGACCTTGTGGAGgtcgtggaggaggaggaggccaccgaACAGGCGAGGGCGTTTTAGGACACGCTTGCATCGTTGTTGAGCCAACTACGAGTAAGCCAAAACATAATGTCAATTGTTACCATCAGGATCAGTCTTCATTTATATTTGTTATAGGAACTGGTAAGGGTATCCGAGCACCGCGCTCGGCATGTGGAGAAGGTAGCCCCACTCTTTGCAGAAAACAAGAGGCTGCAAGAATCAGTGGAGGCACTTGAGAAGAGCTTGGCCATAGCCCACAGTGACAAGGAGAAGATGCAGGCTCACGTGTGGCAAGTGGAGTCGGAGAATCTGGTGCTAACCGAGCAGTTGAGCACGACTATCGACCGGGAGAATGGTAAGTCCTCAAGCTTCATGACGTAATACTATGCCATTCCACTTTGGTGAGCCTGATAGTAGTCTTCATGTATGCAGAGCTACAAACCGCTCTATTGCTAGCGCGTGAGGCGGCGGCACAGCTGGAGAAGGAGAGGAACGAGGTTCTTGAAGCGAAGCAGaaaatcaccaaggagctccaaaGTACACCATTGTAGTAATAATTCATCATCCGGCATGGTGAGCATGTTTAACACACTGCGTTGTTGTTTGCAGTGAGGCATACTAATGCCCAAGCGCAATTCCAAGACCTCCAGGCGCGTATGAAGGCCATGCAGGACAAGATTGATGCTATGGTCGTTGGAATAAAACCTATGCTGGACCTCATTGACCCCAAGCCGGAATACCTTCTAGGAGATAGCCCCCCTCGCCCTGACGCAATCGTGGAGAGGTGCGAGGGTACCTGGACACGCTTCAAGCAGTTCACGTAAGGCGCCACCTGCGTAGCCGCTGGGCATGCACTAGCGGTAGTACATTCATTGTATCCATCAAAAAAGCTGGAGGTAGTCGACATGGGGTTCGCCCAAGGATTGAGCGACGCCCAGATCGAAGCCCTTGAACAAGAAGTGGAGGAGTCGGTGATCAAGCTGGCCGATGACCTGGATCTATTCAGCGAGAGGGAAGACAGAGGGCAGTAGATTAGGGTGAATGTACCATATGACTGGATAGCTCACCAAGCAGTTGTAATTAAACATTATGTTTAATATGTATATAAAGGGTTAATATTTAATATTAATGATGCATTGCCAGTGAGTCCTTTATCTTGTCACCAGCCCTGGCTATCCCACATCCCATGGCATAGAAAGCTTAGCTCTTGTGCACGCTTAGGAATGTAGGAATCACCAAGAAGCCATTGTCGACCGCCCATGACACAGAGCGCTATTGCCCATGCACATTTAGATGCTAAATCGAGAACAGGGCTGCTTCTGGATAACGCAAATTAGAACATGGCGGGTCGGTAGGTCGAATGATGAAAGTATgcatcatcttaaagatgttaAGCATGGAGAAACAAATAATTGGAGAAAAATTATGGAGAACAAACAAGCAGAGAAAACATCATGGAGAAAATGTTATTGAAATGCATATATACAtaaaaggtacatatctttgtagagcatcgcaaggatagaaacgcctaagATGATCGATGTGCTAGGAGTTAGGGATGTCTACTTTGTCTTGAGCATAGAGTCTATATGACCCTAGTCAGGTCACTGCCTTGATGACGTATGGACCCTCCCAAGGCAAGGatagcttgtgcatcccatcggtcTTCTATTTCCTGCAGAGTACTAAGTCGCCGACCATGAAGGATCGCTCCTGGATATTGCGATTGTGGTTTTTTTGTAGACATTCAGGTACTTGGCCATCCGAACATAGGTGACCAAGCGTTCTTCCTCAAGGCTGTCAACATCGTCTTGTCGTGCCTGATCATTCTTCTCTTCATCATAATTCTCTATCCTTGGTGCTCGGAAGGCGACATCGGCAGGTAATATAGCCTCTGATCTGAACACCAAGAAATAGGGGGAGACTCCAATGTTGTGGCTGGGCTAGGTActtagtccccagaccatagccgACAATTCTTTGAGCCATTTGCCCAGATATTTCTGGTCCTTCTCAtataatctcttcttcaagccaTCTAAAATCATACCGTTCACTCGCTCAACCTAGCCATTAGCCCTGGGGTGCACGACCGATACATACTGTTGGTACataatgtgaccaactagtaaatatttgtagttttgccgtacgttgtgatcggaggtggcctagcactcaatgacacagggtttatactggttcaggcaacgtgccctacgtccactttgggtcggtcagtgactttattcctgagtctaggtgctcgaagtttgcaatggggttacaaacgagaaggagaaagatggggtgtacaagaggtccgatcggctccggtcggatgggctgagagcgacaggagctaggctatgagctaagtgttcaagcgtgtgcttgaggtccgaacctgatgGTTCTACCATTGTGGACTAATGAACTTTGTCGATCTGATGAATCTAAGAAAGGCTCTAAAAGACCACacctttgttggagggagcgcatccccttttatagataaagggggtggctttacaagtgagagggtgagggtacataTGCTATTGGGATTGGCtgcccatgccggtgggtacaagataatggtaggcgccacaacactgttgatgttactGTAGAATGGTAGGCGCTCGCAAAACTGTTGATGTcattgtagaatgtcag encodes:
- the LOC136470416 gene encoding uncharacterized protein, yielding MMWADKGIAPDPTTNTERRESPEIGRSARDLDAPVHLVEARRKEPSGNDTKEVEEIQQEPSHSQDAPPRPVRTFLRQAGGDLVEVVEEEEATEQELVRVSEHRARHVEKVAPLFAENKRLQESVEALEKSLAIAHSDKEKMQAHVWQVESENLVLTEQLSTTIDRENELQTALLLAREAAAQLEKERNEVLEAKQKITKELQMRHTNAQAQFQDLQARMKAMQDKIDAMVVGIKPMLDLIDPKPEYLLGDSPPRPDAIVERCEGTWTRFKQFT